The Daucus carota subsp. sativus chromosome 7, DH1 v3.0, whole genome shotgun sequence genome window below encodes:
- the LOC108194579 gene encoding glutathione S-transferase T3-like has product MPAIEKLLQMLSLQATNVEKLPEDDFMIHLHKFELVDLGDLFCITSKYENVENPEHVIDIMGVVEDFENAKPIKTMYDERNIARYSHKWKWSEDKLLISAWLNVSTDPIIGADQKGEAFWDRIRQYCEESNPGLIKRGAIAIKKRWQRINEGAQKYGSCYEQAERRVGSGSNLDNIIEAAHDLHKAKYKKKSNFELHWNELRRQPKWRAPTPSGGSGKRTKLSDSGAYSTSGNDETNENIVESPVRPKGTKAAKKGKGKAKTRKDMQDEYEELKADNIRKLNLIDKFNHVRQKDIDSRLLMADTTIMTDAQREIYDKMLAEVKSRMM; this is encoded by the exons ATGCCGGcaattgaaaagcttttgcAAATGTTATCACTGCAAGCG acAAATGTTGAGAAGCTGCCCGAAGATGACTTCATGATCCATCTGCATAAGTTCGAATTGGTTGATTTAGGTGATCTATTCTGCATCACAAGCAAGTATGAAAATGTTGAGAACCCAGAACATGTTATAG ATATTATGGGTGTAGTTGAGGATTTTGAAAATGCAAAGCCTATAAAAACAATGTACGACGAGCGCAACATTGCAAG GTACTCTCATAAA TGGAAATGGAGTGAAGATAAACTTCTAATTAGCGCATGGTTGAATGTATCTACTGATCCTATAATCGGTGCAGATCAAAAAGGTGAAGCATTTTGGGATCGAATTCGTCAGTATTGTGAAGAAAGTAATCCCGGGCTTATCAAAAGAGGTGCTATTGCTATTAAAAAAAGATGGCAACGAATAAATGAAGGAGCTCAAAAATATGGATCTTGCTATGAACAAGCCGAGCGAAGGGTGGGAAGTGGTTCGAACTTGGACAACATAATCGAAGCAGCTCATGATCTCCACAAAGCTAAATACAAAAAGAAGtcaaattttgaattacatTGGAACGAGCTTCGGAGACAACCTAAGTGGAGAGCTCCAACTCCAAGTGGTGGAAGTGGAAAACGAACTAAATTGAGTGATTCTGGAGCTTATTCAACATCGGGAAATGATGAGACCAATGAAAATATCGTGGAATCTCCTGTTCGTCCTAAAGGTACAAAAGCAGCTAAGAAAGGAAAAGGAAAGgcaaaaacaagaaaagataTGCAAGATGAATATGAAGAGTTGAAGGCCGATAATATTAGGAAATTAAATCTAATAGACAAATTTAATCATGTCCGACAAAAGGATATTGATTCACGTCTCTTAATGGCCGATACAACTATTATGACTGATGCTCAACGGGAGATTTATGATAAGATGCTTGCTGAAGTGAAATCAAGGATGATGTAG
- the LOC108194580 gene encoding uncharacterized protein LOC108194580 → MYSFYPLYNKFIPVALDKSFHISLSSSKFIYNMDPDCAEAEEIIEEFLLDNSMEERRLQLFNQLYGEGSSSTPRRVINRDREAAHNRLVRDYFAAIPVYPLETFQRRFRMGRHIFLRIVDALSNIDPYFQQRVDALGRKGLSPLQKCTAAMRMLAYGISADAVDDYVRIGESTAIECLKKFVTNIILIFESEYLRKPNLNDVQRLLKMGEDRGFPGMMGSIDCMHWQWKNCPKAWKGMFMSGHKGVPTILLEAVASSDLWIWHAFFGVAGSNNDINVLDRSPIFDEVLEGRAPEVNYNVNGNDYNMGYYLTDGIYPEWATFVKTIPRPQGDKRRLFSKYQEGQRKDVERAFGVLQSRFAIIRGPARFWDKKDLAKIMRACIILHNMIVEDERDTYATPFGSLPTYDDATNGLSQPNLEEEPFAPYERYIQNNVRIRDRQKHRQLQADLIEHISQFHNNR, encoded by the coding sequence ATGTATTCCTTTTATCCTCTATATAACAAATTCATTCCAGTAGCACTTGATAAATCATTTCATATTTCATTATCATCATCAAAGTTTATATACAATATGGATCCCGATTGTGCAGAGGCTGAAGAAATCATTGAGGAGTTTTTACTAGACAACTCAATGGAAGAACGTCGATTACAACTCTTTAATCAACTTTATGGAGAAGGCTCATCATCCACGCCACGAAGGGTGATAAACAGAGACCGTGAAGCTGCCCACAATCGTTTAGTGCGGGATTATTTTGCAGCAATTCCGGTATATCCACTTGAGACATTCCAAAGAAGGTTTCGAATGGGAAGACATATTTTTCTTCGTATTGTGGATGCCCTATCAAATATAGATCCATATTTTCAGCAAAGGGTTGATGCATTAGGAAGAAAAGGTCTATCACCCTTACAAAAATGTACGGCAGCCATGCGTATGTTGGCGTATGGAATATCTGCAGATGCTGTTGATGATTATGTTCGTATTGGTGAGTCAACTGCGATTGAGTGCTTGAAAAAGTTTGTCACCAATATCATTTTGATATTTGAGAGTGAGTACTTGCGAAAGCCAAATTTAAATGATGTACAACGTCTACTGAAAATGGGTGAAGATCGCGGATTTCCTGGTATGATGGGCAGTATTGATTGCATGCACTGGCAGTGGAAAAATTGTCCTAAAGCATGGAAAGGGATGTTCATGAGTGGTCATAAAGGAGTTCCGACAATTTTGCTTGAAGCAGTTGCCTCATCGGACCTATGGATATGGCATGCATTTTTTGGAGTTGCTGGTTCTAACAATGATATAAATGTGTTAGATCGGTCACCAATATTCGATGAAGTGCTAGAAGGTCGTGCTCCTGAAGTGAACTACAATGTTAACGGCAACGACTATAATATGGGATATTATTTAACAGATGGAATATATCCTGAATGGGCAACCTTCGTCAAAACAATTCCACGTCCCCAAGGCGATAAGAGGAGATTATTCTCTAAATATCAAGAAGGTCAGCGAAAAGATGTGGAACGAGCATTTGGTGTGTTACAGTCACGGTTTGCAATTATACGTGGTCCAGCCCGATTTTGGGACAAGAAAGATCTCGCCAAAATAATGAGAGCTTGTATCATATTGCATAATATGATTGTCGAGGACGAGCGGGATACATATGCTACTCCATTCGGTTCGTTACCAACTTATGATGATGCAACAAATGGTTTATCCCAACCAAATCTAGAGGAAGAGCCGTTTGCCCCTTATGAAAGATATATCCAAAATAATGTTCGAATTCGGGACAGACAGAAACATCGACAACTCCAAGCTGATTTGATTGAGCATATCTCGCAATTTCATAATAACCGTTAA